A part of Carettochelys insculpta isolate YL-2023 chromosome 1, ASM3395843v1, whole genome shotgun sequence genomic DNA contains:
- the LOC142021760 gene encoding olfactory receptor 52K2-like, which yields MSAFNQSCPNPATFLLTGIPGLESQHVWIAIPFCIMYVIALLGNGAVLYVVKQDETLHEPMYYFLSMLALIDLVFSTAVVPKMLSILWLDSKEISYEFCFIQMFFIHTFTVVESGVLLAMSYDRYVAICNPLRYKTILTNTKIALIGLMSLARGMGVVTPLTCLLTSLPFCKTNVIPHSYCEHMAVVELSSTYSKVSDLHSVVVATALVVADSICITFSYAMILHSVLCLSSHQARLKTFSTCGSHICVILLFYMGGLLSIYLHKFEHLLAPHTQVLLADLYLIVPPMLNPIVYGMKTRQIRERVFKLLGQRRILAEPNIYSGH from the coding sequence ATGTCAGCCTTCAATCAGTCCTGCCCTAACCCCGCTACCTTCCTGCTTACCGGCATCCCTGGCTTGGAATCTCAGCACGTCTGGATCGCCATCCCATTTTGCATCATGTATGTGATAGCTCTGCTAGGAAATGGTGCTGTGCTCTACGTTGTAAAGCAGGATGAGaccctccatgagcccatgtactatttcctctccATGCTGGCTCTCATTGACCTGGTCTTCTCCACTGCCGTTGTCCCCAAAATGCTGAGCATCCTCTGGCTGGATTCCAAAGAGATCAGCTATGAGTTCTGCTTCATCCAGATGTTCTTCATCCACACCTTCACTGTCGTAGAGTCGGGGGTGCTCTTGGCCATGTCGTATGATCGCTATGTGGCTATCTGCAACCCCTTGAGATACAAGACGATCTTAACCAACACAAAGATTGCCTTAATCGGGCTGATGTCCCTTGCTagagggatgggggtggtgaCACCCTTAACCTGCCTTCTAACCAGTCTGCCTTTCTGTAAAACAAATGTCATCCCTCATTCCTACTGTGAGCACATGGCTGTGGTGGAGCTGTCCAGCACATACTCCAAAGTCAGTGACCTGCACAGTGTTGTCGTGGCTACGGCCTtagtggtggctgactccatctGCATCACTTTCTCTTATGCCATGATCCTTCACTCAGTCTTATGTCTATCATCTCACCAGGCACGGCTGAAGACCTTCAGCACCTGTGGCTCCCATATCTGCGTCATCCTGCTCTTCTACATGGGAGGGCTCCTTTCTATTTACCTGCATAAGTttgagcacctccttgctccTCATACCCAAGTCTTGCTGGCTGACTTGTACCTCATTGTTCCCCCTATGTTAAACCCAATTGTCTATGGCATGAAGACCAGGCAGATCCGGGAACGGGTCTTTAAGCTCTTGGGCCAAAGAAGAATCTTAGCAGAACCCAATATCTACAGTGGGCACTGA
- the LOC142022389 gene encoding olfactory receptor 52E4-like: MPAFNQSCPNPSTFLLTGIPGLETQHIWIAIPICLMYMITLLGNGAVLFIVKQDETLHEPMYYFLCMLALIGMLFSTTVVPKMLSIFWLDSKVISYKSCFIQMFFVLFLVTVESGVLVAMAVDRYVAICNPLRTNVIPHSFCDHVAVVNLATSDTSVSDSYIVAVAPVIVVADYICIAFSYGMILRSVFRLSPHEVRFKALSTCGSHFCILLFFYLGGIFSMYLHVFDLRVPHHIHTLVSDLYFVFTPMLNPVIYGMKTKQIRKWIFKLFGQKWIFAESSV; encoded by the exons ATGCCAGCCTTCAATCAgtcctgccccaacccctccaccttctTGTTGACcggcatccctggcctggaaaCTCAGCACATCTGGATCGCCATCCCAATCTGTCTCATGTACATGATTACTCTGCTAGGAAATGGTGCTGTCCTCTTCATTGTAAAGCAGGATGAGaccctccatgagcccatgtactatttcctgtGCATGCTGGCTCTCATTGGTATGCTGTTCTCAACAACCGTTGTTCccaaaatgctgagcatcttctggCTGGATTCCAAAGTGATTAGCTACAAGTCCTGCTTCATCCAGATGTTCTTCGTGCTTTTCCTTGTTACTGTGGAGTCGGGGGTGCTGGTGGCCATGGCTGTGGACCGCTACGTGGCTATTTGCAATCCCCTGAG AACAAATGTCATCCCTCATTCCTTTTGTGACCATGTGGCTGTGGTGAACCTAGCCACCTCAGATACATCAGTCAGTGACTCGTACATCGTTGCTGTTGCCCCAGTCATAGTGGTGGCAGACTACATCTGCATTGCCTTCTCTTACGGCATGATCCTCCGCTCCGTCTTTCGGCTCTCACCTCACGAGGTGCGTTTCAAGGCCCTTAGCACCTGTGGCTCCCATTTCTGCATCCTCCTTTTCTTCTACTTGGGAGGGATCTTTTCTATGTATCTGCATGTGTTTGACCTCAGGGTTCCTCATCACATCCACACCTTGGTGTCTGACCTGTACTTCGTCTTTACCCCCATGTTAAATCCAGTCATCTATGGCATGAAGACCAAGCAGATCCGGAAATGGATCTTCAAGCTTTTTGGCCAAAAATGGATCTTCGCCGAATCCAGTGTCTAG